One window of Phycisphaeraceae bacterium genomic DNA carries:
- a CDS encoding biopolymer transporter ExbD, with protein MRTRIRRSMPEVRFEMTPLIDVMFLLVTYFVFALVLMIRADVIDLTLPDLRAGHTATGTAITVAVGESGAITVNGETIELERLIEVIRARQEETPEAALLLAFDTRASMGTGLAVVDALMGAGITRFSMVGNPTKSDAAPTRLPETGE; from the coding sequence ATGAGGACACGTATCCGCAGGTCGATGCCCGAAGTCCGCTTCGAGATGACGCCGCTCATCGATGTGATGTTCCTACTCGTGACCTACTTCGTCTTCGCGCTCGTTTTGATGATCCGTGCCGACGTGATCGATCTCACACTTCCCGATCTTCGTGCCGGGCACACCGCCACAGGAACAGCGATCACCGTGGCGGTCGGCGAGTCGGGCGCGATCACTGTGAATGGTGAGACGATTGAACTGGAGAGACTCATCGAGGTCATCAGAGCCCGTCAGGAGGAGACGCCGGAAGCGGCTCTACTTCTCGCGTTCGATACCCGCGCGAGCATGGGGACGGGTCTGGCAGTGGTCGATGCGCTGATGGGTGCGGGAATCACGCGATTCTCGATGGTTGGGAACCCTACAAAGTCTGACGCCGCTCCGACTCGTCTGCCCGAAACCGGTGAATGA
- a CDS encoding glycosyltransferase: protein MVWLWLIAASVGTGLSLALLVYWSFAIGRILDTSRKVPTARAGLGLAAARPLTESVCVVVPAHNEAHAIAGVIRSLRKQDHPQMRVVIALDRCTDGTADVARGEIGEDARFRLLEIQHCPQGWAGKVHAVWSGVTASDEAEQAEYLLFIDADTELDPGCVSATAALMRERQLDMLSLLSTLTYDRWFEILVQPAASLELLRQYPILQANRDEDRRPFANGQFMMFRASSYRAIETHESVKDELLEDLALARRISQARMRAGVYVADGMVRCRMYESWAAFKKGWKRIYTEGARRRAAKLRRASFRVAFPGAVLPLLAVVGVVSGAVLFSLYERETLGMLAMAVGVVAIGVHATALALAYRAGGAPLWSICAYPIGAVLTARILRQAANDLQAGRPTSWGGIEYVRTSQ, encoded by the coding sequence ATGGTCTGGCTCTGGCTTATCGCGGCATCTGTTGGAACCGGGCTCTCGCTCGCTTTGTTGGTCTATTGGTCATTCGCGATCGGGCGGATTCTGGATACATCTCGGAAGGTCCCTACGGCACGGGCGGGCCTTGGGCTCGCGGCAGCCAGGCCGCTGACGGAGTCGGTGTGCGTGGTTGTACCTGCCCACAACGAGGCGCACGCGATCGCCGGCGTCATCCGTTCGCTCCGGAAACAGGATCACCCTCAGATGCGTGTGGTGATCGCGCTGGATCGATGCACGGACGGCACGGCGGACGTGGCAAGGGGCGAGATCGGGGAAGACGCACGGTTCCGCCTGCTCGAGATTCAGCACTGTCCGCAGGGTTGGGCGGGCAAGGTGCATGCCGTCTGGTCCGGCGTGACCGCCTCTGATGAAGCCGAACAGGCCGAGTACTTGCTCTTTATCGATGCTGATACTGAACTCGATCCCGGATGCGTCTCGGCGACCGCTGCGTTGATGCGAGAGCGACAGCTCGACATGTTGAGTCTCTTGAGCACGCTGACGTACGACCGGTGGTTTGAGATTCTGGTCCAGCCGGCGGCATCGCTCGAGTTGCTCAGGCAGTATCCGATCCTGCAGGCAAACCGCGACGAGGACAGACGGCCGTTTGCAAACGGGCAGTTCATGATGTTCCGGGCCAGTTCTTACCGTGCGATCGAGACACACGAGTCTGTCAAGGACGAACTGCTGGAGGATCTCGCGCTTGCCAGACGCATCTCTCAGGCCAGAATGCGGGCGGGCGTGTACGTGGCCGACGGAATGGTCCGATGCCGCATGTACGAGTCGTGGGCTGCGTTCAAGAAGGGATGGAAGCGGATCTACACCGAGGGGGCGCGGCGAAGGGCCGCGAAGCTGCGCCGGGCCTCGTTTCGGGTCGCTTTCCCCGGGGCGGTGCTGCCGCTCTTGGCCGTTGTTGGCGTGGTCTCGGGCGCAGTGCTCTTCTCCCTGTATGAGAGGGAAACGCTCGGCATGCTCGCGATGGCGGTGGGGGTAGTCGCGATCGGCGTCCACGCGACGGCGCTCGCGCTGGCGTACCGTGCTGGCGGTGCGCCATTGTGGTCCATCTGTGCCTATCCGATCGGTGCGGTTCTGACGGCGAGGATTCTGAGGCAAGCAGCGAATGACCTCCAGGCGGGTCGCCCGACGAGTTGGGGTGGGATCGAGTACGTGAGAACCAGTCAATGA
- a CDS encoding NAD(P)H-hydrate epimerase, whose translation MSRPGQLSATGAHTRASSCRELTREDCRNIDRLASEQYGIPSIVLMENAARSIAEACMDRVVPRGSNPTVLVFAGTGNNGGDGFAAARHLTNRGCRVGLILAGAIDRVQGDALTNLTIAQRSSMPLATFHPDRPVSVWNDLPDAFAKPHIVLDALLGTGFTGPIRSETQTLLAMCNAMRCQSAAIVSVDLPSGLDADTGVACRDCVIADLTVSLVGLKRGMLTSVGRAACGEIMIGDIGAPIELIQRYGTPVDFNQSASDSGDRDASNTPCSPDHVPFGESQCHLSRADATQSREDQSCTSGGDNPWR comes from the coding sequence ATGAGCCGGCCGGGACAACTCAGTGCGACTGGCGCTCACACCCGCGCGTCCTCATGCCGCGAGCTCACGCGAGAGGACTGTCGCAACATCGATCGACTTGCCTCTGAGCAGTATGGAATCCCATCCATCGTGCTGATGGAGAACGCCGCGAGATCCATCGCCGAAGCGTGCATGGACCGCGTGGTGCCCCGCGGCAGTAACCCCACCGTGCTGGTCTTCGCCGGCACAGGAAACAACGGGGGAGATGGCTTCGCCGCGGCGAGACACCTCACGAACCGCGGGTGTCGTGTCGGCCTGATTCTCGCCGGTGCCATAGACCGCGTGCAGGGGGACGCATTGACCAACCTGACAATCGCGCAGCGGTCGAGTATGCCGCTCGCAACCTTCCATCCCGATCGTCCGGTGAGCGTCTGGAACGACCTGCCCGATGCCTTCGCGAAGCCGCACATCGTTCTCGATGCGTTGCTCGGAACGGGCTTCACCGGTCCGATTCGTTCCGAGACTCAAACTCTGCTCGCGATGTGCAATGCGATGAGATGTCAGTCTGCCGCCATCGTTTCGGTGGATCTGCCGTCGGGTCTTGATGCGGATACGGGCGTTGCCTGCCGGGATTGCGTCATTGCAGACCTGACGGTTTCCCTCGTCGGCCTCAAGCGGGGCATGCTCACGTCCGTCGGCCGCGCCGCGTGCGGTGAGATCATGATCGGCGACATCGGTGCGCCTATCGAGCTCATCCAGAGATACGGGACGCCGGTCGATTTCAATCAATCAGCGAGTGACTCCGGCGATCGAGACGCATCGAATACACCGTGCAGCCCGGACCATGTGCCCTTCGGTGAGTCACAGTGCCACCTTTCGCGAGCAGACGCCACGCAATCGAGAGAAGACCAATCGTGTACCTCAGGCGGAGATAACCCATGGCGGTGA
- a CDS encoding bifunctional nuclease family protein produces MAVRMELSRVLIRELNDYQLIELREIDPDAIERDELDIAESDPLSADPEESGLRSFPIVIGLPEAQAIERRLKNIPIKRPQTHDLLAGVITALGGTLQSITICDLSEGTFFATLDVETSQGELLHIDARPSDAIALGIANDVPIYVEEHVIEAASKPEES; encoded by the coding sequence ATGGCGGTGAGGATGGAGTTATCACGAGTTCTGATCCGGGAACTCAACGACTACCAATTGATCGAGCTGCGTGAGATCGATCCCGATGCGATCGAACGCGACGAACTCGACATCGCAGAATCCGACCCCCTGTCGGCAGACCCTGAGGAGAGCGGCCTCAGGTCATTCCCCATCGTGATCGGGCTTCCCGAGGCGCAGGCGATCGAGCGTCGGTTGAAGAACATCCCCATCAAGAGGCCTCAGACCCACGACCTGCTCGCAGGCGTTATCACTGCGCTCGGCGGCACGCTGCAATCGATCACGATTTGTGATCTCAGCGAGGGCACCTTCTTCGCAACGCTCGATGTGGAGACGAGCCAGGGCGAACTCCTGCACATCGATGCTCGCCCGAGCGACGCCATCGCCCTTGGGATCGCGAACGACGTGCCGATCTACGTCGAGGAGCATGTCATCGAGGCGGCATCGAAGCCAGAGGAGTCGTGA
- the truD gene encoding tRNA pseudouridine(13) synthase TruD: MIDLRTRLPLIPFVTSDLPGTGGTIKQRPEDFLVEEIPLYDPCGEGEHIYIMIEKRAMATFEAMGVIAHHFGVRHDAVGYAGLKDKHAITRQVLSVHVPGKKPEDFPMLRHDRMSVLWVDLHTNKLRQGHLKGNRFSIKIRGLDMTRVLAAKRVLDRLSRTGVPNAFGEQRFGALANNHDIGRALVLGDFQRAIDLMLLPMPEHTGPQLDARRMYEAGDYAGAYAAFMRTLHTERTVLRLLAKGVEPKHALRAAGVRALSFFVSSWQSSVFNDVLARRISDGTFATLCLGDVAMHQDSRNTFGVDQAVLDAPDTAPRLASCEIGPSGPMWGPRMRRASGAIDSLELDLLHRSGVSLDAINEFDRNTRDMIEGARRPLRIAISDIESEGGIDEHGHYVRCAFDLPRGAFATTVMREVIKPTLPDTTMAEDE, encoded by the coding sequence GTGATCGACCTGCGCACTCGGCTGCCTCTCATCCCGTTCGTCACCAGCGATTTACCGGGCACCGGCGGCACCATCAAGCAGCGGCCGGAGGACTTTCTCGTCGAGGAGATCCCTCTCTACGACCCGTGCGGCGAGGGCGAGCACATCTACATCATGATCGAGAAGAGAGCCATGGCCACCTTCGAGGCCATGGGCGTCATCGCTCATCACTTCGGCGTCCGTCACGACGCCGTGGGATACGCCGGGCTCAAGGACAAGCACGCCATTACGAGACAGGTTCTCTCCGTGCACGTACCGGGAAAGAAGCCCGAAGATTTCCCGATGTTGCGCCACGATCGCATGTCCGTGCTCTGGGTTGACCTTCACACGAACAAGCTCAGGCAGGGACATCTCAAGGGAAACCGCTTCTCGATCAAGATCCGAGGCCTCGACATGACCCGCGTGCTCGCGGCCAAGCGAGTGCTCGACCGCCTGAGCCGCACCGGGGTACCCAACGCCTTCGGTGAGCAGCGTTTCGGAGCCCTCGCCAACAACCACGACATCGGTCGAGCACTCGTGTTAGGTGATTTCCAACGGGCGATCGACCTGATGCTGCTTCCGATGCCTGAGCATACCGGCCCCCAACTGGACGCTCGGCGCATGTACGAAGCCGGAGACTACGCCGGCGCGTACGCAGCGTTCATGCGAACCCTGCACACCGAGCGAACGGTGCTCAGACTGCTCGCGAAGGGCGTCGAGCCGAAGCACGCCCTGAGAGCCGCGGGGGTTCGTGCCCTCTCGTTCTTCGTCTCCTCATGGCAATCATCGGTCTTCAACGACGTGCTGGCGCGGCGCATCTCGGACGGCACGTTCGCGACGCTCTGCCTCGGCGATGTCGCGATGCACCAGGACTCGCGGAACACGTTCGGGGTCGATCAGGCCGTGCTCGACGCGCCGGACACGGCCCCGCGCCTCGCATCCTGCGAGATAGGACCCTCGGGCCCGATGTGGGGTCCGCGCATGCGTCGCGCATCCGGGGCGATCGACTCGCTCGAGCTCGATTTACTCCACCGATCCGGGGTCAGTCTGGACGCGATCAACGAGTTCGATCGCAACACACGAGACATGATCGAGGGCGCGCGTCGGCCACTGAGGATCGCGATCTCCGACATCGAGTCTGAGGGCGGCATCGACGAGCACGGCCACTACGTGCGATGCGCGTTCGACTTGCCGCGCGGAGCGTTCGCAACGACCGTGATGCGTGAAGTCATCAAGCCGACCTTGCCCGACACCACCATGGCCGAGGACGAATAG
- a CDS encoding glycosyltransferase family 2 protein — protein MNADRMVIGVCTYNRGERILRTLRTIAEMDRAGGRVTRCVIVDNRSNDGTSEIIDRFIASGPALPMVRVREEKPGKPEALRRLFEETDEPLLGVIDDDCLCDPAWAREILRVFDEQPRAGLVGGPVSVVWESGPTKIARIYKQSLVDRTLGNEQKLLSGPTDFVVGAAQGMRRASVIETGFLSQRVMDCLRGERLEAGDDVELCIRARKLGWEVWYTPDAKMGHLIPPSRQSVAYIARLRESIRRSEPWTEWIAGLVDRDRAKRERTRARRLYLKSLFFDWRPARRRVRLAERAGTLRGWEGVCRRMSGEQGV, from the coding sequence GTGAACGCGGATCGCATGGTCATCGGAGTCTGCACATACAACAGGGGCGAGCGGATCCTGCGCACGCTGCGGACGATTGCCGAGATGGATCGTGCCGGTGGCCGAGTGACACGGTGTGTCATTGTGGACAACCGGTCGAATGATGGGACGAGCGAGATCATCGATCGATTCATCGCGTCAGGTCCTGCACTGCCGATGGTGAGAGTGCGCGAGGAGAAACCGGGGAAGCCGGAGGCGTTGCGCCGTCTCTTTGAAGAAACCGATGAGCCGTTGCTGGGTGTGATCGATGACGATTGCCTCTGCGATCCGGCTTGGGCGCGCGAGATCCTGCGGGTCTTCGATGAGCAGCCCAGGGCAGGCCTTGTTGGCGGCCCGGTGTCTGTTGTATGGGAGAGCGGCCCGACGAAGATCGCGAGAATCTACAAGCAGTCGCTCGTCGATCGCACGCTTGGGAACGAGCAGAAGCTGCTCTCGGGTCCGACGGACTTTGTCGTTGGCGCTGCCCAGGGCATGCGCCGGGCGTCTGTGATCGAGACCGGCTTTCTCTCACAGCGTGTGATGGATTGCCTGCGGGGCGAGCGCCTTGAAGCGGGCGACGATGTCGAACTGTGCATCAGAGCGAGAAAGCTGGGATGGGAAGTCTGGTACACACCCGACGCGAAGATGGGGCATCTGATCCCACCGTCTCGGCAGAGCGTTGCGTACATCGCCAGACTGCGTGAGAGCATACGCCGCAGCGAGCCGTGGACCGAATGGATCGCGGGGCTCGTCGACCGTGATCGAGCGAAGCGCGAACGCACGCGGGCGCGGCGTCTGTACCTGAAGTCACTCTTCTTTGATTGGCGTCCTGCTCGCAGGCGTGTTCGTCTCGCAGAGCGAGCGGGCACCCTCCGTGGGTGGGAGGGGGTCTGCCGTCGCATGTCGGGAGAGCAGGGCGTGTAG
- a CDS encoding glycosyltransferase family 2 protein, with protein sequence MSLHVIVTAFNPDSALLERAVASALVCDSVERVTIVDDGSALPVKCPVSDKRVEVVHRQNGGPSAARNTGLDRVRCDYAMMLDDDDELIAEGVAEVVSLATRLGAVGALVGRIEERDDGSVYSRLAPAEWAGKTMPCPGDAFRPIQIFNASGTLISRRAIDLGLRYDETLWVVEDREFIRRLADIGPIAISAGAAVRSGVRPGGVRLTSAANLVKRATGHASMMSKWLDGESEAHFRDATLWLLNAMSKSGLSGDATFVALHAVALERRWIGPLRRLKLRSRDCFRRPPA encoded by the coding sequence ATGTCGCTGCACGTCATTGTCACCGCGTTCAACCCTGATTCGGCACTGCTTGAGCGGGCGGTGGCCAGCGCGCTGGTATGCGACAGCGTCGAGCGTGTGACGATCGTCGACGATGGTTCTGCGCTACCTGTGAAGTGCCCCGTGTCCGACAAGCGGGTGGAGGTCGTCCATCGGCAGAACGGGGGTCCGTCTGCGGCACGGAATACAGGGCTCGACCGGGTTCGCTGTGACTATGCGATGATGCTCGATGACGATGACGAGCTGATCGCGGAAGGCGTCGCGGAGGTGGTCTCGCTCGCGACCCGGCTCGGGGCCGTTGGTGCCCTTGTCGGCAGGATCGAAGAGAGGGATGATGGTTCGGTGTATTCCCGGCTGGCACCCGCCGAATGGGCGGGCAAGACCATGCCGTGCCCCGGCGACGCGTTCAGGCCCATACAGATCTTCAACGCATCGGGCACGCTGATTTCGAGGCGTGCCATCGACCTTGGGCTTCGCTACGACGAGACGTTGTGGGTTGTCGAGGATCGTGAGTTCATCCGGCGACTTGCAGATATCGGGCCGATCGCGATCTCGGCGGGCGCGGCGGTTCGATCGGGAGTCAGGCCGGGAGGTGTGAGACTGACCTCCGCGGCCAATCTCGTGAAGCGAGCAACGGGGCATGCGTCCATGATGTCAAAGTGGCTTGATGGGGAGAGCGAGGCGCACTTTCGCGATGCCACGCTCTGGCTCTTGAACGCAATGAGCAAGTCAGGCCTCTCTGGCGATGCGACGTTCGTGGCGTTGCACGCTGTGGCTCTTGAGCGTCGCTGGATCGGTCCGCTGCGACGGTTAAAGCTACGGAGCAGAGATTGCTTTCGGAGGCCGCCTGCGTGA
- the rsfS gene encoding ribosome silencing factor codes for MAKKQATSKKTPKKQAKAKPGAARSGSKAATAGKSHARSSSASAPTSPTKRPAKAKKASASKTSKPTKRTAKKTAAPTAPTAPTRVRKPVAKKNGQVVAEDPKSAVDVPRATRPPSRIDSRDLAIELARLAFDDKCSDIVLLDVRGLSSISDYVVVASGTSDRQMRAVADHAEDLGASLGHPPYRSNKDPRALWLLIDFSDVVIHIFEPNTRAHYDIEMMWGDAKRIDWERPAGKIRKPAQTSARKTRSSS; via the coding sequence ATGGCCAAGAAACAAGCAACGTCAAAGAAGACTCCAAAGAAGCAGGCGAAGGCAAAGCCCGGGGCGGCCCGCTCAGGGTCCAAAGCAGCCACAGCCGGGAAGTCGCACGCAAGATCGAGCAGCGCCTCAGCGCCCACCTCGCCAACAAAGCGACCCGCCAAAGCGAAGAAAGCGTCCGCCTCGAAGACGTCCAAGCCGACCAAACGAACTGCAAAAAAGACCGCCGCCCCGACGGCCCCCACGGCCCCGACTCGCGTCCGTAAGCCCGTCGCGAAGAAGAACGGACAGGTCGTGGCAGAGGATCCCAAGTCGGCAGTGGACGTGCCGCGTGCCACTCGGCCCCCCTCTCGAATCGATTCGAGGGACCTTGCGATCGAACTCGCCCGCCTCGCCTTCGACGACAAGTGCAGCGACATCGTGCTCCTCGATGTGCGAGGGCTGAGCTCCATCTCCGACTACGTGGTCGTCGCGTCAGGAACCTCCGACCGCCAGATGCGGGCGGTCGCCGATCACGCCGAAGACCTCGGTGCTTCCCTGGGGCACCCCCCTTACCGGTCAAACAAAGACCCGCGAGCCCTCTGGCTCCTCATCGATTTCTCGGATGTCGTGATCCACATCTTCGAACCGAACACACGGGCTCACTATGACATCGAGATGATGTGGGGTGATGCGAAGCGAATCGATTGGGAGCGGCCGGCAGGAAAGATTCGCAAGCCCGCCCAAACCTCGGCTCGGAAGACCCGTTCGTCATCTTGA
- a CDS encoding 3-dehydroquinate synthase, with protein MPLDPHNKPLRRVRVELGPRSYEVVVGSGLIAEVGEHVRATLGTSPKHAALVTDSSLPVELVASADASLRLSGFLVSSVQLDATERNKSVREAERICTRMASARMERQDPVIAIGGGIVGDVAGFAASMYRRGVPVIQCPTTLLAMVDASIGGKTGANLEVPNADGTTSLLKNLVGAFHQPSLVLADVACLGSLPVRHLRAGMAECLKHALISRDVEHPGTHETDLFKQTRDIAQSLTEPNKGEMIELIARNLAVKARVVESDEHETSTAEVGGRAILNLGHTFAHAIETLANLSPDGNPKNCPLHHGEAVGLGLVAAAYAAVEFGTLDQRDASRIRDAVAALGLPDRVAGLPDNQTLIARMHHDKKVSAGRLRLILPHGLGHARSHFDPPVPVIEAGWNAVRA; from the coding sequence ATGCCGCTCGATCCCCACAACAAGCCCCTTCGCCGAGTGCGAGTCGAGCTCGGCCCACGCTCTTACGAGGTGGTTGTCGGGAGCGGCCTCATCGCTGAAGTGGGCGAGCACGTCCGTGCCACGCTTGGCACCTCCCCAAAGCACGCGGCCCTCGTCACAGACTCCTCACTCCCGGTCGAACTCGTCGCCTCAGCCGATGCCTCCCTGCGGCTATCCGGCTTCCTGGTCTCGAGTGTCCAACTCGACGCAACAGAGCGGAACAAGTCCGTCCGCGAAGCAGAGCGGATCTGCACACGCATGGCCTCGGCACGCATGGAGCGGCAAGACCCCGTCATCGCGATCGGCGGCGGCATCGTCGGAGATGTTGCGGGCTTTGCCGCATCGATGTACCGGCGTGGCGTGCCCGTGATCCAGTGTCCGACGACACTGCTCGCGATGGTCGATGCCTCGATAGGCGGCAAGACCGGCGCCAACCTCGAGGTGCCAAACGCCGACGGAACCACATCGCTGCTCAAGAACCTCGTCGGAGCGTTCCATCAACCCTCGCTGGTCCTTGCAGATGTCGCGTGCCTTGGCTCCCTCCCCGTCCGTCACCTGCGTGCCGGCATGGCCGAGTGCCTGAAGCACGCGCTGATCTCACGAGATGTTGAGCATCCCGGCACGCACGAGACCGACCTGTTCAAGCAAACGAGGGACATCGCCCAAAGTCTGACCGAACCGAACAAGGGCGAGATGATCGAGCTGATCGCGCGAAACCTCGCCGTCAAGGCCCGGGTTGTTGAGAGCGATGAACACGAAACGTCAACTGCTGAAGTCGGGGGTCGTGCGATCCTGAACCTCGGCCACACATTTGCCCACGCGATCGAGACCCTCGCGAATCTCTCGCCGGACGGCAATCCCAAGAACTGCCCGCTCCATCACGGCGAAGCGGTCGGGCTCGGCTTGGTTGCCGCGGCATACGCCGCTGTCGAATTCGGCACGCTCGATCAGCGTGACGCGTCTCGTATCAGGGATGCCGTAGCCGCGCTTGGTCTTCCCGATCGCGTCGCGGGCCTGCCCGACAATCAAACCCTGATCGCTCGAATGCACCACGACAAGAAGGTCTCGGCTGGGCGTCTGCGGCTGATTCTGCCGCACGGACTGGGACACGCCCGCTCGCACTTTGACCCGCCGGTTCCGGTGATCGAAGCCGGGTGGAATGCGGTCCGGGCATAA
- a CDS encoding AAA family ATPase, translating into MRRIAIVNQKGGCGKTTTAINLAGILARKGMRTLLVDMDPQGHCAAGLAIPEQRIDLDIGDAMLAPADQPVEPSRLIWRVSRNLDLLPSRTRVAGLEAARGGLADQTDSDQRLSRVLDRFADRYDVCCIDCSPSIGLLTYNALVAAHFVLVPVETSFFSLQGAAKQLSTIQSLSRRVGTGVPTWLLATIHDPASALARDLLEELHRRYEQAVCPVVIHHDMALREAASFGLPVVDYAPECPGAQDYAALADWLRERFDSNTEPDHARGAEPATKPTGSVTSTKIAHPVPASVHHEPDPGLGRVSHDDRDPEQPLEVVNRPRKPVPASRRVAPSGQAAMTPEQTQLIQEHAPAAESFRHGATSPHEPETTNRSIDVARRAAAIARTRTDGIGDRTHKRPARSTPRPASEFGAHAAQDGVHFIQPTTVGRRVIVSGDFNNWSDSEVVLALDETRDVLAARVELPPGVWQYRLIIDGRWTPDPYNPHAAPNPFGELNSIVVVQGTPTSTLPSVSVNPLYPHNAQPS; encoded by the coding sequence GTGCGCAGGATCGCGATCGTCAACCAAAAGGGCGGCTGTGGAAAGACCACGACTGCCATCAATCTCGCGGGAATCCTCGCGAGGAAGGGCATGCGCACGCTGCTCGTTGATATGGACCCCCAAGGACACTGTGCCGCGGGTCTCGCGATCCCGGAGCAACGAATCGATCTCGACATCGGGGATGCCATGCTGGCTCCCGCCGATCAACCGGTCGAGCCCTCGCGACTGATCTGGCGGGTTTCACGCAACCTCGACCTCCTTCCGAGCCGCACCCGTGTCGCAGGTCTGGAAGCAGCCCGAGGCGGACTCGCCGATCAGACCGACAGCGACCAGCGACTCTCACGCGTGCTCGACAGGTTCGCAGACCGGTACGACGTCTGCTGTATCGATTGCTCGCCCTCGATCGGCCTGCTCACATACAACGCTCTCGTCGCGGCACATTTCGTGCTCGTTCCTGTCGAAACGTCGTTCTTTTCGCTTCAGGGCGCGGCCAAGCAGCTCTCAACAATCCAGTCTCTCTCAAGACGTGTCGGCACAGGTGTCCCCACGTGGCTTCTCGCGACAATCCACGACCCCGCCAGCGCACTCGCCCGCGATCTTCTCGAAGAGCTGCACAGGCGCTACGAGCAAGCGGTCTGCCCCGTCGTGATCCATCACGACATGGCGCTGCGTGAGGCAGCCAGTTTCGGCCTCCCCGTCGTTGACTACGCCCCGGAATGCCCGGGCGCTCAGGACTACGCCGCGCTCGCCGATTGGCTTCGTGAGCGATTCGACTCGAACACCGAGCCAGACCATGCGAGAGGTGCCGAACCCGCCACGAAGCCCACCGGGTCCGTAACAAGCACCAAGATCGCTCACCCGGTGCCCGCATCGGTTCACCACGAACCTGACCCCGGGCTGGGACGCGTTTCTCATGACGATCGCGATCCGGAGCAGCCGCTCGAGGTCGTCAATCGCCCGAGAAAGCCGGTGCCCGCCTCCCGCCGCGTTGCCCCATCCGGCCAGGCCGCGATGACTCCGGAGCAGACCCAACTCATCCAAGAACACGCGCCCGCTGCGGAGTCTTTCCGTCACGGAGCCACCTCGCCCCACGAGCCGGAAACGACCAACAGATCCATCGATGTCGCGAGACGTGCGGCGGCGATCGCACGCACCCGCACCGATGGCATTGGTGATCGCACGCACAAGCGTCCCGCTCGGTCCACCCCCCGGCCCGCCTCGGAGTTCGGAGCACACGCCGCGCAGGATGGAGTCCACTTCATCCAGCCCACCACAGTCGGGCGCAGAGTGATCGTCAGCGGCGACTTCAACAACTGGTCCGATTCGGAGGTCGTGCTCGCGCTCGACGAGACTCGCGACGTGCTCGCGGCTCGGGTCGAACTACCGCCCGGCGTGTGGCAGTACCGACTCATCATCGACGGCCGCTGGACGCCGGACCCTTACAACCCACATGCAGCACCGAACCCATTCGGCGAACTCAACAGCATCGTGGTCGTTCAGGGAACCCCGACATCGACCCTTCCGAGCGTGTCCGTGAACCCGCTCTACCCTCACAACGCACAGCCATCCTGA